Below is a window of Pseudodesulfovibrio sp. 5S69 DNA.
TTTGCGGAAGCCGTTCAGGATTTTTTCGCGCTGGGCCTGGTTCAGGTCGCCGTGGATGGGCTCGGCCGGATAGCCTCGCTGGGTCAGCCGGGCGGCCACCTGGTCGGCGTCGGCTCTGGTGCGCACGAAGACCAGGCCATAGAAGTCCGGCCGGGCATCGATGACCCGGCACAGGGCCTCGAAGCGGTCAGAGTCGGCCATCTCGTGGAAGACCTGGCGGGTCAGGGGCGCGTCCGAGGTCTCGGGTTTGACCGTGACCACGTCGAAGTCGCCCATGAACTCCTTGGCGATGGCCATGACTTCGCGGGCCATGGTCGCGGAGAACATGAGGGTGCGCCGGTCCTCGTTGGCCGAGGCCAGGATGGCGCGCACGTCGTCCACGAAACCCATGTTGCACATCTCGTCAGCCTCGTCGAGAATGAAGTAGTTCAACGCATCGATCTTCAAGGAGCCGCGCTCCAGGTGGTCCATGATCCGGCCGGGCGTGCCCACGACCACGTCCACGCCGCGTTTGAGCGCCTTGAGCTGCATGTGGATGGCCTGGCCACCGTACACGGGGAGCACGCGGATGCGCTTGCCGCCCTTGAGGGAGTCGATCTCCTCGGCCACCTGGATGGCCAACTCGCGGGTGGGGGCCAGAATGAGCGACTGGACGCGGTGCGCGCCCTCCTCGGCCGCCTCGATGACGGGCAGGCCGAAGGCCGCGGTCTTGCCCGTGCCGGTCTGGGCCTGGCCCACGATGTCCCGACTGCCCGAGAGCAGCTTCGGGATGGTCAGGGCCTGGATGGGGGTGGGGGCGGTGAACCCCTTGGATTCCAGGGCGTCCAGGGTTGATCCCGAAAGCCCCAGTTCCTTGAAACTGGTCATGATTTGCCTTTGGTAAAAAGTAAAAACGGAAAATACGGTTCCACCGGACAGCACACCATATGAAAACGGCACAGTCGCGCCCGCGCCTGCGTCGAGGTCTCGAAGAGGGAGAAGGAGGTGGGGTCCGGGGGAAGGGGAAGGGGGGAAGACCTCGCATGGAACTCCTCGCTTTCCCTTCCCCCGGCCGCCGGGAGGCGGCGGTTACCTGGGACGGAAGGTGATGCGGCCCCGGGTGAGATCGTAGGGGGAGAGTTCCACGGTTACGGTGTCGCCGGGCATGACGCGGATGCGGAACTTGCGCATCTTGCCGGAGATGTGGGCGAGCACGGTGTGGCCGTTTTCGAGTTCAACGCGGAACATGGCGTTGGGCAGGGCTTCTTCGACTACGCCCTGGACGACGATTCCTTCTTCTTTAGCCATATACTTCTTTACCTCTTGTTGCAGGCGACGGGAAAAGCCCGCCCCGGGGCGGGGCGGGCTGGCTTATGTCTTTAACTAACGACGGGCGACCGGCGCTACCAGCGCGGACGCTCGGGACGCGGACGGGCTTCGTTGACCTTGATGTTGCGGCCGCCGAAGTCGGAGCCGTCCAGGCTTTCAATGGCGGCAAGGGCCCCCTGGTCTTCCATTTCGACAAAACCGAAGCCGCGGGGACGGCCGGTTTCGCGATCGTTGATCAGTTTGACGGAAATGACCTCCCCAAAGGTCTCAAACGCTGCGCGTACATCCTCTTCCGTGGCGCTCCAGGGCAGGTTGCCCACATAGATATTCTTAGCCATTACGTACCAAACTCCGAAAAAATAGTGAAATAAAACGGCGAACAACGCCTGGTGAAAGGAGATCGAGGAAGCGTAGGCGCGCAAGCCTTGCAGAACCTGAAGCCATTCCACCCTTGTCGGTGCGGACCGGCCGAAACCGGCTGCGTCCCCGTGGACGCCACCGACTACTGTAGTAGAGGCCCTTACGTGGGGGCAGGGGTATTCGTCAAGGAAAAAATGATTTGAACAGGAATATCTCCTAGATAATCGCCTTCATATCCGAAAAGATCCGATCCGGATCATACAGGCCGGGGTGCTCCTCGGCCAGGGCCTCCATGGTCTCGAAGTAGGCGTCCCATCCGGTCACCTCGGCCACTTTCTTCTTGTCCACGAAGATCTTGAAGGTGGTCCCCTCGGGGCACTTGGTCAGGTTGAGCTCAAGCACGCCCTCTCCGGTCATCTCGGTCCAGAAGGCGGACCAGGAGGAGCGGTCGCCCTCGGTCTTCTTGTACTTTTCGAAATAGGCCTCGAAAATCCTCTCGATGTCGGCGCGTTCCATGTTTCCCGTCCTTGGTTGCGGTGCGCGGGGGTTGAAGTCCTCCGGATAAAAACGGGTTCCGGCGATATGCGCGGTCTTCAGCGGTTCGTAGCCGGGCTCCCCGGCCCCGCCGTGGTGGTAGGCGCTGAAGAAGCTCCCGTCCGCGAGCCGCGTCCATCCGGAATACCCGAAATCCGGGGCCGCCGCGTGCCGGTCGTTGCGAAGCTCCAGGACGTGGTCCCGGACCCAGGCGTCGGGCCGGCCGTCCCCGGCGGTCCAGTTCCAAGCATACACCCGGTCATAGGCGGGTTCAAGAACGTTCAGGGAAATTCGTCGCCAGGTGCAGTCGACCGCGTTGTCCTCGAAGGGGTAGGGCGCGCCGAACATGACCGGCCGGGTCTCGGCGTGGTCCGGGTCCACCTCGACCGCGGCTCGCCGCTCGCCATTGACGAAGGCCGTCACTCTCCCGGCCGCGTACTCGAAGCGCAGCCGGTTGAACCGCCCGCGCGGCAGGGGGACGGCCTGTGCGCCCGCCGCGTCCGGGAGCATCCGGTCCGGGGCCAGACGCCACCAGCAGCCCACGCGTACGGCGCAGCCGTTGGGCCCGGCCTCGTCCATCCGGACGTCTGCCGTGAGGTCCAGGCGCGCGCTGCGCGGATCGGTCATGGGCCGCAGGGCGTAGCGTACCACGGCTGCGGGTCCCGCGCCGTTTCGGATGCGCATGCCGTCATGGGTGAACGTCGGGTTGGCCGGGTCGGCGGCGCGGCCGTGGACCCGGAATCCCGAGGCCAGCTCCTCGGCCGTGCCGAGCCATGCGCAGGTGCCCCAGTCCGGGCCGGTGTTGCGGTAGGTGACCAGCAGCCGCCCGTCGTCGAGCAGCCCCATGGTCGGGCGGTGTCCCATGAGCGCGGCGGGCGCGGGGCGCGACCAGGTGGCCCCGCCGTCGTCGCTGTGGACCAGGTACATGGGCTCGAACACGAAGCTGTTTTCGCGCAGCAGGGCCAGGATGCGGCCGGACGGCAGCTGGGTCATGGAGGCCTCGCACAGGACCAGGTTGCGCTCGGCGGCCATGACGGACAGGCGCGTCCAGGCGCGTCCATGATTCGTGGAGCGGAAGACGACCTGCTCGGTGGGCGGCTGGCGGATGGCCGGGTGCTCCTCGCCGCCTACGTGCCGGTGCCCGGCGGTCAGCCAGCTCCCGTCATCCAGGGCCAGGATGCGGTCGTGCATGTCGTGGGTCAGTCCCTCGGCGGTAAAGGGCAGCCAGGTGCGGCCGTTATCAAGGCTCTCGAAAAAGATTCGCGAGCTGTCGGACAGGACGATGGTCCCGTCCGGGAACAATTTCAGGCGGGGGCTGTGGCTGCGCGGGGAATCGGGATAGACGGGCGCGGACCAGGTCGCCCCGTTGTCGCGGCTGGTCTTGACCACGAGCACCCGGCGGTTGGGGCGAACGTGCCGGTCCGCCTCGTTGTAGGCGACGATCAGCGTGCCGTCCTGCGCCCGGATCACGTCCGGGAAGGCCAGGTAGTTCCCCTCCCTGCGGTCGATGACCACATGGCGGTCCGATCGTTCCGACAGGCTGGGCATGGGGGAGCGGCTACTCTTCCCCGCGCGAGTCTTCCACTCGCTTGGTCTTGGAGAAACTGCGGGGCAGCTCGCCGGGACCGAGGATGGTCACCTCGCCGCGCACCAGGATGTTCTTGCGGATTTCGTCGGCCAGGGCTCTGGCCAGCCCTTCGTCGTTCCCGGACGCTGCGCCGGGCGCGCGTTCCACGTGCACGGCCATGTGGTCCAGCCCGTCCTTGCGGCTGAGGAAAATGCGGTACTCGGCGGACAGCTCCTTGAAGTGTTCGAGCACGGAGCCGATCTGGCCGGGGTAGATGTTCACGCCCCGGAAGATGAACATGTCGTCGGACCGGCCCAGGATCTTGTCCACGCGCGGCATGGTCACTCCGCAGGCGCATTGGCCCGGGATGAGCCGGGTCAGGTCGTGGGTCCGGTAGCGGATGAGCGGGGAGGCCTCCTTCCTCAACGAAGTGACGACCATCTCGCCAACCTCGCCGGGGGCCACGGGTTCGAGCGTCTCGGGGTCGATGATCTCGGTGATGTACATGTCCGCCCAGTAGTGGATGCCGTCGTGGGCCTCGCACTCCAGGCCG
It encodes the following:
- a CDS encoding DEAD/DEAH box helicase, translating into MTSFKELGLSGSTLDALESKGFTAPTPIQALTIPKLLSGSRDIVGQAQTGTGKTAAFGLPVIEAAEEGAHRVQSLILAPTRELAIQVAEEIDSLKGGKRIRVLPVYGGQAIHMQLKALKRGVDVVVGTPGRIMDHLERGSLKIDALNYFILDEADEMCNMGFVDDVRAILASANEDRRTLMFSATMAREVMAIAKEFMGDFDVVTVKPETSDAPLTRQVFHEMADSDRFEALCRVIDARPDFYGLVFVRTRADADQVAARLTQRGYPAEPIHGDLNQAQREKILNGFRKRKATILVATDVAARGIDVPDLTHVVNFALPQDPQTFVHRTGRTGRAGKEGVAITLITPSEFRKLMYISKSSGIEIAKEPLPRIEDVIHSKKRKVVAELNDILEAEGHSAYLAMAGELLRDRPAEQVVAALLRNTFGEELMESGYRRIDAVGPGGRGRADLVCALGRAHGMNPKRFVDFIATAARIKPWAIQHVRVQGERTTFTVPAAEADKVVNAVNSREGAPVVARDESRRKPPGRFPKKNGRPGGKPPYKQRYKPKQGR
- the infA gene encoding translation initiation factor IF-1, producing MAKEEGIVVQGVVEEALPNAMFRVELENGHTVLAHISGKMRKFRIRVMPGDTVTVELSPYDLTRGRITFRPR
- a CDS encoding RNA recognition motif domain-containing protein; its protein translation is MAKNIYVGNLPWSATEEDVRAAFETFGEVISVKLINDRETGRPRGFGFVEMEDQGALAAIESLDGSDFGGRNIKVNEARPRPERPRW
- a CDS encoding sialidase family protein, producing the protein MPSLSERSDRHVVIDRREGNYLAFPDVIRAQDGTLIVAYNEADRHVRPNRRVLVVKTSRDNGATWSAPVYPDSPRSHSPRLKLFPDGTIVLSDSSRIFFESLDNGRTWLPFTAEGLTHDMHDRILALDDGSWLTAGHRHVGGEEHPAIRQPPTEQVVFRSTNHGRAWTRLSVMAAERNLVLCEASMTQLPSGRILALLRENSFVFEPMYLVHSDDGGATWSRPAPAALMGHRPTMGLLDDGRLLVTYRNTGPDWGTCAWLGTAEELASGFRVHGRAADPANPTFTHDGMRIRNGAGPAAVVRYALRPMTDPRSARLDLTADVRMDEAGPNGCAVRVGCWWRLAPDRMLPDAAGAQAVPLPRGRFNRLRFEYAAGRVTAFVNGERRAAVEVDPDHAETRPVMFGAPYPFEDNAVDCTWRRISLNVLEPAYDRVYAWNWTAGDGRPDAWVRDHVLELRNDRHAAAPDFGYSGWTRLADGSFFSAYHHGGAGEPGYEPLKTAHIAGTRFYPEDFNPRAPQPRTGNMERADIERIFEAYFEKYKKTEGDRSSWSAFWTEMTGEGVLELNLTKCPEGTTFKIFVDKKKVAEVTGWDAYFETMEALAEEHPGLYDPDRIFSDMKAII